tagccgtttagcgtgtatgctaaaaccggtgcaattagaacactagattggaaaaattctagctaattttagctttgaggaaacagtgatttaacgttaaaaaatatagcaaatgctaacttaaaactatgagaagcttaataatgctaatgaaaacataatgcagtgcgctacattgcataaaaataagttacgtgcaaaagggataataacgttaggctactttggggagagcaggggagtaacacttttcagataaacgtcattttaaaagataacgttacagacagaaactaattttcgttgtgatcaacaactcatgtacgtgttctatcaataccaggtgctatgctgtacaaatgtggaacgacttcggtataataatataataaatatagttgttattgtagagggatgaaagaaacaactgttacaatcgtccCAACAATGGCttctgacagttaaacctgacttgcttctaaactgagaaactctgacatgcCGAACTTCAGtatgtgttaaagtactaattattctgtcaaatgatcatgactatgacacatgaaacaacagacacaacttgtcattctaaaaaaaaaaaattaccgctGATTGAAAACAGCTTCTTGGGTATAACTCcgcgaaagtatgatgtatccacGCGATTTTTCGGGGTAAGTATTGCATTCTAtacatgctgacgcagtcaggcatatcagacttgtatgggctcggagaaaatcgccATGTTACTTTTGTCCcagctctcccctacatgtttcagatgataagtcatgtttgaggttgacgaatgataggcgaatctttacatgcagagtttgcatgtcaccttcttagggtcgtcctttacacgctcAAAATGGTCCCACgctttggatgatttcctgcccgacgtagtctaataactttttaaccacaaggcgcagctcccaaatggagtttgaggggttATTTTCTGCGACTAAacgaccaatgaaaacttggacgactaagactcttctcattgACTAACGtttggtcgactattagggggcagccctagtcATGAGGAAGCAGGCAttacaacaaaaccaaacaaaacaagcagtgtGAATGGAAAGCTCAGAGGCTCATTTTGCACATGCTGCTTCAGAGGGGTGCTCTGTCCACCACTATGTGCCACACTCTGTGCCACTGGCAACAAGAGTGCCAGGATGCATTTAAGACTCTGCATGATTGAATGATGAGGACCCCTTCCTGAAAGCCCCAGACACCCAGTTACCCCTAACACTTGGTTTAGTtgcctctgacctctgaccaaTCCTCCGTTGGCCATGGTATGGCCAGTGGTCAGCCTGGGAGGATGTGACCAGGCACTCTGAGGCCAATGAAGGACTTTTGGGGCTGCTGAAAGCAGAAGCAGTAGTTCCTTTTGATGTGGTGGCACATTGCCCACCCAACCAGGCAGATCACTGTACAAAGTACAACTGAGTCCAAATCTGTGGagttgtgtaagtgtacaaattCTGTACAACACCTTTGCAACCCAGGAGTGATAGCCTTGTGGAGATGGCCTCTCTCTGTTGGCCACTGTAACCTAAATATAACAGGGAGACTGGGACACCCGTTAATCCCTTATCCTAATCGTGGAATGCAGCACTACTCCCTGCATTACTTTGCATCTCAAAGCCAATAATTCCAAAAATACAAACTGTATCATCTCACTGCAGAAGAGTTGCCAGCACTGTATCAAGTGTCATGTTTCCACAAAGTTTTTACGTGTTTAATCAAAAATAGATATATGCACTGAGTCAGGACAAAAACCTTTCCCAAAGACAAGTCCTCCTTCATACAGAACAGTAGGAAAATAAGAAGTGAAATAATTGTGAGCTGCTTTGAAAGGACTCCTTATCTGACAGTATTATTTTCTGGAACTTAGAATGTACAGATTACCtcttcatcatttaaaaatgatttgctAAAGAGAGCTGAACACTTTGTGTAAGGAATGAAAGGACTTCATGCAGAGGACAAGAGTGTCAGGACCAAACTTTTCTTGAATAAGTGACTGTTCCTACAGTGTACTCTTCTGCAAAACAGAGTTCCATGCACAAAGAAGGTGATGTATTCACAAAGACCCATTGTTACAGCctctggtctgtgtgtttgtgcacgcaTGAAAGAATAAAGAACCCATGGATAACATTTGAAGTTACAGAAGCTGCTGGCCTAAAATAAAACGGCTCAGTTACTTCTTAATgtacagttcattttaattgttttaatcaaTAAGCTGGACGCATGCGATCCACTGTTGTTTACCTGCTTTCCAGCATACTGTTTGCATTAGCTTCCActccctccttcttctccagGAAACCTGTTTGTGTCCTGTACGATTCATCTTCAGTTGCTTTAACCACGGTACTGGTGCCTTCGTTAGAGTCAGGCAGCAAACTCTTTTTTCCATCCACTTGTACTTCACATATCCCTGTAGGAAAACAACAAGCATTCCCCATTTCTGAccagtgtgtttcttttccctAGATCAGTCTATTCAAAGGCCATGGGCATCCAcaggaggaacagcagaggCAAAGTCATGTCCAGAGGTTTTCCTTGTGACCTGGGCAGAAAAGATGCAGTTGTATTAAAACCATGTTGTATTAAAATCTACAAAGTGTATCTAATTGCTGCAAGCATCAAactaaaaagttattttaaactTGTTTTGTAATATAGTTGAACCGTCTAGAAAATACCCGAAATGTAAGATTTTAAAGAGGTTATCAATTACAAGCAGCAGCATAAAACGCTTGCATGACATTCCTGTGGTAAAAGAAGCCACcctattttcattaaaattcattttcatatcttgataaagttttttaaaatggtaaatttCAGTAGTCCTGTAGACAGTGTGTAGTCTTTATTAGTTTCTACTCTTTTAACGGACGTGAGAAGCACGAAATATGCCTGTCGAGTTAAAACTGAGAACAGCCATCATACACGATTTGGTTTTTGACACTACGAAGCCcgacagttacatttttaaaacataaaacccaTCATTAATTATGGAGTTGCAGTTGCCCGACGAATGCCAGCTTTACTGAAACCACAAAGCCTTGAAATTGATGTAAGAGCTACAATTTCACTTCCAGCTCCAAGTACAACTTGTTTACAATCGATGCACTGTGTTGTTGTCTTTACAGAGTTTCCCATTTCCTAATCTGATGTTAAGTactacattttaatttagaGTTGAAAATTAAGATCAGGACCTCattatttaacataatttaCCTTACATCGCAGCTGTTTTCGCCCGATGAAGTACTAATCAATTGGTCGTGGACACCAGGAAGTTTCGTGCGCGCAGTTTCACTTTCCGTTTTTAAGAGACAGGCAGCTACTGAATATCTGGCATTTCCGTTTCGGGGTTGATATGATATACAAACCACAAGTTGCATTGATAAACATAGATATCAGTTTTAAAAAGACTGACGACATCACAGAGTCAATGAAACGACTAACCAGAAAGCATGGCTTTCACTTCGGTCTATAATTGTTTCACTTGATTCGCTTGGTTCGCTTCAAGTCACGTGTGCCAGCTTCAAATCCTTCGTCTTTGCTTCGTAAATACATAGTCCTGACCTGACTGCCTCTCCTTGTTACAAGTATCCCAAACAGTTCTATTGGATTTTAAAAACTGCCTGGATATTCAGCCCCTTTCGGTGACCTGTTCAAGGGCGTCGGCTCAGCGCCGACCCCGCTGTCCGTGACTCACCACGTCCCCCTCCGCCAGCTTTACTGTACTGCACTTTCAGGATGTTTTAATGAGGAGTTTAACACTAGGATCCTATTATTAGGGCGTACTTCGGTGACCTAAATAAGGCCTGTGACGGTCTGTGAAATTTGCCTAAACAGCTCCTATGGCTTTTAAAGTATTTACCACATTCAATAGTACAGTAGAAACCATAAACTTAGTATAAAAATAGTATGCCCTTAAGACAAATTGCTCTCCATAGTTATGAGATGGCAACATCATCCCACCCTACCCCCCTCACATACCTACATACACCTGTACTGAGATAAATATACACACTAACCTGTCAATCAAATACGTCAAAGAATGGTGCTGGGTCTACCTCTCAATTCCACCAAGGTGTAAGAAACACGTAAAGCAGACggtaaaaatatcaaacaggTCAATCCACActtgtgcatgtgtaaatgcagtcatagcttattgctttaaaaaacaaatttatttccaAATCACTAATAAACTTTCAAATCACACAATACTCACAGTTATAGTGCTGCAGTTACATCAACAGCATTACTTACAGTACCACATCATTTACCTTCTCGATACACATACCTAATCCAGGGCAAAGTTTACATTTGCAACCTACTCAAACAGCTAGACTTTAAATGGACCAGCTAAGTGTGAAGCATATTGCTCAAGGATGCAACAGCACTATCCCCCCTGAGATGCAAATCACACTGCTCCATATATTATTCAGAATAATGTCAACCAAAATAGTAAAGATAATTATTCAGTCTTCAACAATGCATGAAACTTTAAATGGAATGTGTATATTTACACTgcaaatacataatatacatgACTCTAGATTCACCCTGGAAATGGTTACAGCTCATTTTTTGACACTAACACATCATGTTTGTCATGTGGTTTATTGTACAAGTCACTTTCTGCAATGCAGTAAaaacttttgtttaaaaagataATTTGAGCATTTGAAGTTCACAGTGGTTCCTTTAGGGCAGTGTTTCgcaatcctactcctggagcccccctgtcctgcatattttccatctgtgtgctccaaacacacctgattgaaatgactaacatgctcttgattaaatcaggtgtgctcaccTAATcaaaaagtgccactgatgagttcagtcaggtaggcagagcagggaaagatggaaaacgtgcagagcaggggggccccaggagcaggattgagaatcagtgctttCGGGGATTGTCCAGTCTTTGAATATCTCTTGGAGAAATCTTTCCATATTTCTCCAGACACTTTCTCCTATCACACCAGCACTGGGAAACAAAGTGAAGAGCTGCCATcgtaaataaaaacaagttttatttgttGCAGAATCTGTACATGTCTTAAGCTCCTGTGCACTAACGCCACAGCTACGCATTGTTCAGCTGCTGCACATGATACAACAGTTCCTCTGGGAGACCTAGTTGTGTTGCCAAGTCCACACAGCGCTGTAGTAGCTGCTCCAGACTCTCCTTGGCGTTGAAGAAAGGGTGCAAGGATCGCTGGCAGGGCCTCCTTGGTTGGTCTTCTCCCTGTGCGCACTCCTTAGGGCAGCAGTCCGTCCCACTGCAGCTGCCCCCTCCACTGGTCTGCTCCACCCCAAGGTCTTCAATGCTCTCTGTGATCTCACTGACGCTGGCCTGCGGTTGCTGCTGCTTCATCTTCATCCTCTCCATCAGGCCCTCCTCGTGCTTTGCCACGTCCTGCTGTAGCCGACCGATGGAGGGGAGCATGGTGGAGTctggctgctgcagctgacacCAGCACTGCAGCGCACTGTTGAAGGACATCGAGGGGGAACGTAGAGTCAGAGACAATGGCTGGGTCATGGGTGCTGTGAGCACAATAGTGCTGCCAACACAATAGGGcaaacagtctctctctccgctTGCAGGGATTTACAACTGGTCACATGTCACACTTTGTACTGGCTATGAATGCATCATGTCTTCATTCAAAAAGAAAGGTGTCAACAGTTGATCTATTCATTGCCATTACAGACAGTTGAAAAGGCTGTCCTTGTCGTATTCTGATACTGGCAGAATTTACTGAAGAATTACCTCACAATTCCTTTCAGCTGCCCAATGGCCACCATCTGTGCAGCTCCCTCCCTGTATCCCGCGTTGAAACCGTGCTGTAATGATGCCTCTTTGCCCGCGTCGACACCATCCCGGTACCCGTCCTGACAGAAAGTCATGGAAGAGTATTGCTTCTACCACCAGAAACAGTAGCTAGGTAGCCACATGTTCTGATCGCAACACAGATAGCTACCTCACTACAATAGCCATAAGTTTGTAACAGGcgaaacaaatgaaaaacctCGGAGATGTGTTCACTAGCTAACTACACCAGTAACTTATACTCTTGGTTTGGCTCACCTTTGTTGTTAGCTAGTTACCTTCCTATTTCCTAAACTAGACATACAATCAGTTCGAGAAATTACTACTACCATCAAGATGACTGCCAGATTTATAGCTGGAAAATAAATCTGCTTCTTGAAAACAAATCCGTTCCATAGTTAGCTCAATTTCCAGCATAATTTACCTTCACTCGTTTCTCCATATTGCATTTCCATTCTTTATTCTGAAGAGTAATATCATCCTCATCTTCGTCAAATACATCCTCCCCAACGAGTGAAACGGCTTTTACCCAAGACATTAGTCCGTTTTCCTTTAACTCAACAGAAGTTAACAAAAGATAACGTTATACGAGCGTTGAGGGAAAGTACGCTTTCCTGTTAACTCTTCAGTCGTGCGTTTAACAGTGTGACGTTTACGTCATCACAGAGCGCGCGTCTAAACACTGGTACGCACACTCTGATGACGTAAACGTCGCACTGTTCAACGTTGCAGGTTGCAGCAATGACACCaatgtttgtttacttttctttttatttctttattaattttttaaatgaacaaatcacaAGTGAACTTACAAGTATGGTAAGGACATGGTATGGTAAAGAAGAATCGTTTATCGAAAGATAAATGCCGGTggtgaaaaatacatacaatagaATAAGTAAAGAAAACAGTAAGAATATACCCAGCAAGGCTATCAATTCTGTTCTCCTAACAAAAAGTCATGAAATAAAGTTATTGTTTTTACAGCCTTCCTATTGTAACTTAAAAGACATTGTGCCCAAGTAATGTTCCAAGTCCTTCATAAAAACACTGTTAAGAAGAGTCCTTTTAGAAAACTTGCATTGATGAATATGACATTTTGGCAGAAAGAGAATGAGATTAATcacaaaagcacttttttccATATTCTTATCCCGAGtatgaaaaccaaacaaaatatatttataaaataactCAAAGGTGTCCAGTAACTTCTCTCTGATGAACATTGATATGTCtttccacaatttttttttgtataccGGCAGTACCAAAAGATATGTGACATTGTGTCTCAATGGAGAGAGCAAAATGAGCACAATGTATTTATATCTTTCACGTATCTAAAAAGAAATAGTTTAAAATGATTCACAGGTGTTATCCAGTTAAAGGAGACCTCCTTTACTTTGTTTGTGAGAAAATATCTTTGAGTTAATGTCCAACTTCTTTCCCATGGAATATTCTGGTCAAACTGGGACCAGTAAGCTACAACATACGGAGAAATGAAACTCCCTATGAAATAGCGTACGGACAGCCTTATTGTTTTTTATGGCTTCAGTGAAGCAAACCCTTCACACGGTGTTTCATTTGGATGTATTAAAGGAATAATGGAAGCATATTGAGTACCTTGCAATAAGGGAATTGAGCCCCTGGGGATAGCTGCCATCACTATAGCAAATAGCAAACTGTACACTTTAATTTTCCCGTAACACCCACAGAATTATTAGTGATGAGTACGCTGAGATATTGGAAGCTGCTCACCCTCTTCACTGAGACACAGTTGATGAAGAGTGGGGTGTAGCTCCTCTGTCGTGTCTTGTAGAAGTCGACTACCAGCTCCTTTGTACCACCCGCCAGGGAGGAGCgtgtcctcacacacacacacgcacacaagaaAAAGGTGGGACGCAACTCAGCCCACGCCTCTATGCCGGGCTTCGCTTGCgtcccaaaaataaaaacaaaacccaaaatcAAAGACTgagtgctgctgatgctgcaaTATCCCCGGCCCAAGCACGCACCCGTGGTTCCCAATTAATTCCCCCGATTGCGGCGCTCAACCCGGCTGCAACtgttacataaattacataaagattGTCAACCGATGGTGAAAATTATGCACATTACACTTTTATCATtcagtttgacattttgacCTACTACAGCTGGTTCAggggtggaaaaaataaattataaaaagtGTAGACGATGTTAAGTTAAGACCTTTATTTCACAGATGTAGTATGCAtgcttttttacattactgttacatataaaaataagctactctaaaataaacagatatgtGAAGTTTGGACTAAGAAAATGGGAATATGCAACAATGATTGACATTTTAAGCATCTATAGATAAtagaaatatacaaatacacttTGATGGTGAAattgtaacataatgtaactgATAAATAGATCTGACACAACAGTGCAGCTTAAAACAATAATTAAGAGGTGAAGATGCTATGTGCAATCGGTTATCTGCCATATAGTCATTTGATCAATGATATGACAACATAACATGAAACTTTAACACAAAAAGTTATACATGATGTCAAGAACAAAGAGAATTCCTCCTATGTATAGGTGAGTTCATGTCttgagttttatgtttttacttgATCATACTCACTGCAAGCTCTGTCTCCACAATGTCATATTAATTCGACTTAAGCAGATGAGACGTTAACCATGGTCTCCTGCGCCATGGCTCAAGAATATTGCTCTAATGCTAAAAGGTCCGGACTCATTCATGAGTCCCCAACTTCTGTCCCAGTGTtacggctcaggcaaggactgaccaggtggtaggcattgcggagGTCGAGCTTGGTGAAGACGGTAGCCCCCTGCAATGACTCGAAGACGGAGgacagaagcggcagggggtagcggttcttcaccgtgatggcgttgaggccccggtaGTCAatgcagggatggagggagccgtccttcttccccacGAAGAAGAACCCGGCCCCTGTGGGTGAGGAGGACGGACGGATGATGCCGGCAGCAAGGGACTCCTGGATGCACTtgttcatggcctcggtctccggcggagacagggagtacaggtGCCCCCTCGGTGGTGATGAGCTGGGCAG
The nucleotide sequence above comes from Megalops cyprinoides isolate fMegCyp1 chromosome 2, fMegCyp1.pri, whole genome shotgun sequence. Encoded proteins:
- the otulina gene encoding OTU deubiquitinase with linear linkage specificity a, with the protein product MSWVKAVSLVGEDVFDEDEDDITLQNKEWKCNMEKRVKDGYRDGVDAGKEASLQHGFNAGYREGAAQMVAIGQLKGIVSALQCWCQLQQPDSTMLPSIGRLQQDVAKHEEGLMERMKMKQQQPQASVSEITESIEDLGVEQTSGGGSCSGTDCCPKECAQGEDQPRRPCQRSLHPFFNAKESLEQLLQRCVDLATQLGLPEELLYHVQQLNNA